taatattaatgatgagatgagaaatcatctattgagctatgatgtcctcattctagaagccaacttccatgacgtatgagttgaatgtaatggaactttatactgagcaccgatagactagctatgagcggtgatgccttctttcgggaagggcggagattcacgtaactctcatgagatgagactgtccggcatgccgggtatgagtttccttatatctcctagtcatCAAAcatatacttccaatatagggatctggcggggttcaattcccatgtacgctagcatgttttgggtcactttggtcggtgattccatctctttttcactggatttcatgatgctcacatgatctatgtcggttaaagttaaagttccccatgaatgaatgaggtcagcctcaaatgatgcacgtaatgaaatgaatgataccaaaggtgttaggataggataatcaagaggtgagctagacttaagtaatgacactaggtcattcttgatcattgtaCAACGAatccgatgaaagtcttaaactacatcctaggtatagctggtgtttacactagcctatgaatgaaatgaaataaagtacatatgaatgaatgaagcagattctatgtttgctaaaaaaggctccctagttgaggtcccatatctTGAGCcttcattttgggaagtcttgatgtcaagtccatgattccaaggtctcatgacatatgaacgaataatatgaaaaatgttatgtgctatattcaatatgttatgtgctatgtgcaaaatattatgtattatatgcaatatgatatgtgctagatgttatgtgctgtgtgcaatatgataagtatgatgatgcatgttactctcatggcatgactttcctaatcccaatttaggaagtccactgacttgactttccataatcatgttgttaggaaagagttgttcttaatcatgcatgtccttggtgtgtgcttgcatagacccatacttaatacaactgtatactaatcccatacaactctaaaattttaggtgcaggaatAAAGTGGACGTTAGAGatacaggttgacgctgaaactatccggacatagagcattcatccggacttgataggccctcatgatttcgaggatgcttgcccattatattctaccttagttataggattgaacTAGTGGAGTATgatccactagcgtttctttccgcttttgttcagacattgtattagtgccattttggcaagtatacatttaatgctatgttaaactatttctttcatttgatgatcttaatgtttagatggttgatggtgaacaattatgaatctaatagaatgattagtatgtatgttaagaaacaaaaagtttcaaatttttctaaaattacctagacgaagtaagaatgacgtaagtaggcttgtctgcgacctctaagaggtcaacgatggtggtctcgtctggggtctagactccggttgTGACAACTTTTATTAGAGATTAAACATCActctttctatttattttttgtacatgaaaaatatagaatcttataattttatagTTAGAATAATTCCTTGCATAAAGATATTCATgtaaaattttttgataatcaatattagttataaataaattaagattgTTTAAAAATGTACAATGcaacaacataaataattttttaggagACAATCTACTTGTCTGAGGTCAATTTTCACCACTTTTTgttatcattaatttattactCTAGCGAAAACTTGTAGAAGGAGAAATAAATTtggaacaacaacaaaattatattgttgacccttatataaattcatttttcattaaacTGCGGAAGACCCTTCTGGATGCTTTATGAATGAAACTTTATGACTTAATCAGGAATTTTTACGTATGCTTGTTGCATTATGAAAGTACAAATAGATCAAAATGGTGGATTCTAAACTCATGTTAAAGAAGTATTCTCGAAAATtaataagattaaaaatgaGCTAGTCTAACCTTGATAATTCAAACACTCAGCAATGACTTGAGACATGAAGGACAATAAATCTATATTAATAAACATGTCTTTTGTAGATTAACATATTAGTTTTATTTAGAGTAggttttgtttcatattcttcaaattaatcTGGAcgaaaatagtcataacttacaacaaaaatatttagaagagtcgaatgaaaaggaaaaataaagaaaacattaaaaggaCGAAAATCGTTATCATAGTCAGATTATATACATAcaaaccataaaaaaattatatagttGTAAGGAGACatcataacaacaaaaaaaaacatacattaaAGGGAGTAAACTATAGGATATTCAATGATGATAACAAATCATTCTAACCACAAAAGTTCTTATCTTTTGAAATAACATACCTCAAAAAACTGACTTACATTTCAATCAACTTTCAATCCTTAAAGTAATCATAATATCCAGTgataaaattaagtaaaaatagataacaacataagaataaaaaaatatggtcATGCAAAGTTATTAGCTGTTCAGAGAATTTTATGAAGAACACAAAATCACATCCTTGTATGTGAAGGAATAACGTTATTGATGAAGAGATCTGAGATTTGAAAAGGCTTTTTAATGTACACCCAACAATTTCAGTAGAGAAAACTTGCTTGAATATTCAATTGACATTTGTTATTTAATCtgtactaacaaatacttataacaataactttacataaacataaatagCAAAGTTTAAAGCATATACTCAAAAACagcaataataaaataagaataaactaATGATTGTAAAAAATATACCAGGATATGCAACATTGAAATGAAACAGAATGATACAAATCGAGCCTATTGAATGCACATTGTagttctctatttatagacaacaaacgGTATTGAAATGAAACAGAATGATACAAATCGAGCCCATTGAATGCACATTGTagttctctatttatagacaacaaatggTACTtgtaaaaaaatgattaatgtgtcttatcggaaaggacacaattatttgaaaaagttacaacctttcagaaaggaaaaaaaatttcctaAAAGTCGtgactcttcataaaagtcgtaatttttcataaaagtcgcaacttttcatgaaaaaagttacaaaatttcataaaagtcacaacttttcatgaaagaggaagactagttttggaaataaaataaattaaagagaatCCTTGCTTGTGGTGTCGCCACATAGACGGTCCTAAGGTTctctttaatataaatatatgatattttaatatatgtagtattttaattaaataacaattcctatttttttctcaaaattatttaaacattagccttttatttcaattctagtcaCTCCAATTTATTCGAATCCTAGCCCTTCATCTCTTATGAAATCAATGATTGAGATtaaattctttcttttccctATTTATAAACTATCAAAAACTCTAAACCTAAAACCTCACCTTCTTATTCTCTCCTCCTCCCTGCCTTCCCTTTCGCACTTCTCTTCGTCTTCTCCTCTCCAGCGAGCTGCCACGCTGCTCCGATCAGCGGCGACCAGTGAGAGAGGCAGCGAAATTCCGGCGAGATGCTCCAGGCGGCGCTTCCCCTTCCCCCTTTTCTCCTTCCCTCTCAGATCTCTCCTCCCTCCTCTTCTCcttgttctttttttctctctctttgcaGGACCACCAGGAAGCAGGCTCCGGTGAAGAACAGTGACAAGCAGCAACGAACCAACGCCAGCAACAACAACCAGACGCTGCCTCATCTCAATATCAGGCGAGCATCTGTGAAAGCCAGCTCCGACCAGCTGCAATTCGACGATTCTCCTCTTTTGCGACGAGGACGGACAACATACTCCTGCGAGCATTTCGAGGTTATGAGACAGATCTTTAACAGATCCGTCCAGGTAAGTCTTTTAttgatttcaacttttttttatatatatttctggATTTTAAGATATTGTGAGTTATTTGAGTAGCTCCATCTTGTTGAGTAGGCTTTGATTTCTCCATCGTTGCTTGTTTGTTCTTGTGGTGATCTTTTTTCAAATGAAgagcacaaaataaattaaagagaatCCTTGCTTGTGGTGATCTTTTTTCAAATGAAGAGCACAAAATCAGTAGAGATATTTAccaaaataataagaataatcaacctaagaaaaaaatgaacaaagctGACACGGATAGTTTATTTCCTTAACATGAGAGAACCAAATCAGCCAAATATATGCATACCACAAATCTATTAAGCACAAGTGAATTTAGAAACCCTAACTTGTAAATGATACATTTTCATACGAAACCTAAATGCAATTTGACAGCCCGCCTCAGTACTTGTTAGGTTATTCCAGGGCCTTACCAGCATTTGACAGACAAGACAAATGTCCTCTAATTAATGCAACAATCGAAGAAAATGATGCTTTTATATATGGTTATAACTAATCTCTTCATAACTTGTGTAGGAGTTTTCCGTTGTTCGTAGACGAGAAAGACGAGCGAGGGAGAAACAGATAGTCTCCATGGCTTCACCAAGTAAGCATCGCAAACCCCAAATGGTAATTCTTGTAATATATTTGTTGTATGTATGATttcattttgttatttgttGTATTTAGTATTGGAATGAAACATAGCAGGGAGGATTTAGTACTCATATCTAAGTGCTTCTCTATAAAGTAAAGAGTTATCGAAACTGATTCGGTTATGAGGTTTTGATTCCTCTAAACGCGATATGGATAGAAATCAGCCCAAAAGTTGGAGAGATTTTTGTGGGATTGAATGAACCAACCCGCCTTTTGGAACCAAATATGATGCTTTTATCTATCATCAAAAACATGAATAACTTATTTCTTATTCAGCTACCCAACGATGATTCCAATATAAATACATTtcggaaacaaaaaaaatcgaAAAATAAGTTACCTTCTCGAAATGACTGGGATCAACATTGTCATCGAGGGAATGAACAGCCTCAAGCAAAAATCTGACCCCAGTCATTTCGACAAGGTAACTTatttttcgatttttttttgtttccgaAATGTATTTATATTGGAATCATCGTTGGGTAGCTGAATAAGAAATAAGTTATTCCTGTATATCTCAAAGGCTAACACTTGCGTATAGTTCTTCTTGGACACCATAGCTTGTCTTTCACTTTCATCTTCCATCCCCACAATGTTTTAGTTGGATTGATGTCCTTGAGCCAAAGGTCTTTCATAAACAACCTCTTTATCTCCATTAGATAGTGGTAAGATTTGCATACTCTCCACATTCTTCATGCTCTAACTAAGTGGATTTCAATAGGtatgttgttgatgatgattatattttCACGAGGGAAAAGATGGAAAAGCTCCTTCTAGTGTTGATAgttttatatgaataaattttcAGGTGGAAAGCTCTAATCCTAAAAATTGAATTACCATCTTGTCCCTCTACtaaattaagaatttaattaaataatagtattttaattatctaaagattgaattatataaaattataaaaaatacatcCATAAATACATCTTcctcatattaaaaaaaaaatgtaattgacCTAAATTTAGAATGACCAATTGTCATCCAAAAATAGAAAGGAGAAACACCCTAGATAGGAGCGCTTTCTCTCGTAAGGAAGTTttcaaacaaactaaaaattcaAAGTTCCTCTTTCTCCTATAATGATCGTGATTTTTTGAACGAACAAGAATGAATCATAGTTTGGTCCTGAAGGAGGTGATGAAAAGAACCCgacttaataaaatataattgaattggttggaaaataaataatgaatattaaatagtaattttataaaaactaaTATGTTCATATGTAATTTTACCATTCCCTTGTATTACTAGCACATAACCTTCTCTTCCGTGAACTTCATCAAAATGATAGAGTAGTGTCAACATGAGGAAATAATTTGCTACACACTCGATgcaattaaattagaaaaatcatcGTTATGTTTCTCTTAACTAAACTGAATTAATATATGATTCTGCTTacttaagagaaaaaataatatgaactaATACTGATTTAATTGCATGTCAAGTGTGTGGCAAAATATCTCTTTATGTAGTACAACACAATACTTTATCATTTTGATCAAGTTTATGGAAGACAATGgtatattttaacaatataacgaaatgttttaaaatcatgaattaaaatatgttagtttatatagtattattatttgatattcattatttattcgCTGACAAATTTAAATTTGCGTTAAGTCAACTTTATTTTGTTACCCCTTTAGGACCGTctataattcattttagttCAATTAGAAAATCACCATATTAATAAAAGGACTCTTGAATttatagtttgtttaaaaaCTTTCTTTCAAGGGAAAGCGCTCCTATACAGGGTGTTTCTCCCTTCTAATTTGGATGGCAATTCATTCTAAATTAAGGcaaatcaactttttttttatatgaggAAGATGAACTTTGAATCATTAGTTTAAGTAAAACTTCCTTAACAGGGTAACGATCTTACCaaagtgaaataaaaagttatgtTGGAATTGTTCGCTAGTAGCATAGTTATGAAGTTGAGCTACCCCCAAGATGCGTACCCGACCTAAGATCacaagtgaccccaagctaaatTTGTTGGCATACATCAGCATACTATgaaaactaaaatgaaataataatgagCGTAAGctttatgaaaaatgaaattgattgGGAATACCCATTCTAAAACTGAATATATAAGAAAACTAAGAGTTTTAACACAACTTAAATTCAAGCTCAAATGAAATAAAGCTAAATCTAgttatgtctgaaataagcctaactgactagaaatgcaAGGACATGCCACAGCTAGActgaaactaaaaattaaaaacgaAGGGAAATAATCATGTCACGTGCCCTCGAaggatgaggactcaccactgtaAGTGTTGAACTGAAGATCGGGAACCGATCTAAACGTGATCTGGAAGCTTaaaacctgaacctacatcactaGAAGATTTAGCACAAAGTATGTGTTAATACTTAAAACGTCAAGCACATTGATATGTGGTGCTCACTTGTCCACAAGTCATGCCATTCGTTAAGTGAGTATTTATGGCAAATCAATTTACATTATTGTATTTGATCTTACATTGTTTTTGGTCTATAGTTaagatttatgtatattttttagtttGGACTCATTGTAGTTTTTAAGTTGTTATAAACTTGCTCATATAATTTTACACTTTTGGGAACTGATTTGcccacttagaaaaatatggtCCAGTATCAACAAAGGTATCCTCATAATTTTGTAGTGATTTAATGTATTTCATATATCAGTGTTCCTTGGTtcatttatgttttagtttCTGAATATTTGTGGGTGAGTTCACGAGTAATGAGTCATTGTGGACGGAATTCTCTCATTAAGAGTATTACTATGGGAGTGCCTATAGCTTCTTGGCTTACGCACTCTGATCAATCAATGAATGCTTTCTTGGTAACAAGCAGATGGTGAATACATCCACTATGCGGAATGTGGTGCGGAAGTTGATGGCATCACAACATAGAGTTGTGAattatgtattgaatttatGCATCTATTTgttgtatgtatgtattttcTATGCTGAAATTGGTGAAGTAGGAAGAAAGCTGCAGGTCTCTAGTCTCTactgttggaattaatgcattaATGTTTAGTCTTCtaaaattgtctcttagtttttcaagaagtctctttagaatttcgtagtacatatacgagtaaattgtgatacatgtatttagttatttgtccaagactttttcttttctattttgagtagtataaatagtgatgtagttgatgattgtaatcatctcaagtggacTTAAGTATCCAATAATAAACTCGAGCATTCTCTAAAGATACtatttccttccatatttcctacaaattggtaTTAGAGCAGATTTTCGTTTTTAATCTgggttaggtgaagaaaaaatatgtcaTCCAAAACAAGGTGTTGATTCTTCAattgttcttactccatttttGATGGAATTGATTTTGAATACGGGAAGATAAGAATGAAAacaaagttgaaagttgaaggtTTGTGAactattgttgcaaatggcTTTGAAGAGATAGACAATGATGGTTTATAGAagcagagatgaaaaatcttgaagctaagtatcgtcaagatgcaaaaCCCTTGAGAAAAATCCAAATGGGagtctcaagagcatattttgcaaaaattgctaCTTGTAAGACTGCAAAGGAAGCTTGGGAATCTCTGGAATCTTTCTAAGCTTTCTATCAAAAAGTCAGAAGCATTtgctacattcaagaaatttaaagcccCTGTAGAGAAGCAAAAAGGTTGAAGCATCAAAATCATTCGTAGTGATAGAGGAGGTGAATACACAATtcgagaatttgaagaatattagaaaaatgaaggcattcagaAGCAACTTACAGCAAGGtgtactcctcaacaaaatagTGTATctaaaagaagaaatagaataaTTGTTGAAATGACCATACCTATGATGAATGAGATAGggctgccaaaatatttttgggcagaaGTAGTGCATACAGCAGTTCACATCCTTAACAGGTGTCCAACAAAGGCACTAAAGGACAAGACACCAGTTGAAGCTTGGCGTGGAATTAATCCTtctgtaagtcattttaaaaatttctggtgtatttgttatgctcatgtacctgctgagaaaagaataaaattgaatgaaaaaagtcaaaaatgtaTCTTTCTTGGTTATGGTGATGTGACAAAAGTATATAGGCTTCTCGATGTTAAAACTAACAAATTGTTTttagtagagatgtcattttttatgaaagaacaacatggaattgggaggataaaaagatagagaatactgctatcatatcttcaaatcaagaagaggatgagaaagatgaagatgtctCTCAAGAGGGAGAAATACCAGATTCAGATGATGAAGAACCGCttccaagaggaacaaaaatattGAGTGACATTTATTAAAGATGTAACTTTGTCGGTGTTGAGttagaaaattatgaagaagcaataaagcatgatgtttggaagaaaaccatggaagaagaaatttggatgattgaaaaaaataatatttgggaGCTTGTGGCTATACCCAGTGTAACACCTCTTATCccaaaaaaaaccaaaaatcagctttacagaaaaatctgtaggtgcaaccaacggtggcatcgacagaCCATAGACtaacccacggtccgtcctacacatcCGTTGATGGACGGACCtgcggtccgtaggtcaaactaTGTTCCATAGTCTATTACCGTCGATTGAGACctcattcacccactctctgacaagagccaCAGATGACCaacacggtccgtaggtctgaccgtaggttgGAATTAGCACGCAGTTAAAGGGGAagtgcagttgggtcaacttcaaatggtcataactcgtagaacaaaatgaattaggtgtcccattaCCTACCCAATTAGCTTTCTATAGCcatcgaccttgctaaaatccgACCtctaagtaaaaagttatgtccattttagtaaaggcctgtcgaacaggcccaaacgatggaccgtcgatggaacgacggacgGTCAGTCCTGGTCACCGTTTGGTACGACAACACTTTATCCAGGGGTGTTTTGGTCTTCTTTCatttcgtttaaaccctaagatatatcattttgactctaaatcatcagattttattcagtttaatccagaaacataactaaaacttatctaaatcaaatcatttatcaaaacatagaaaattagaagcaagaaaggagaaaaaggcaagactctagttcaagaacgtagcaaggctccagcagttccagccacaaaatctaagtgtttctccgtgaatttcatcaccaagtatgtgggatttcactactgggttcctttcacccattgggtccctagttttcagccagattcttgattcttatatcatgattagacaTAGGGTTTCTAGCACTTCAACAtaacttcatgaacttattagttatatgttccaaattaaattatcatgttattacacAATTTATTGCaagaatttcagaaccctagctatgtatttctttagttcttgaattacacaagCTAGATCAGATATTTCAgctattcatttatttatggctcaatttttaatgcatcattatcagttgaaatgttgcattctcagtttgcatgttctgttttgagctatccagtaatTAAAGAAAACTCAGTCACAAACAGTTAGTTACATAATttatgggagtagcataataccgagttggatttgggttcagcgtacccaattagtctcAGCACTACTaaccaagtaggttgtaagtcccctctatggtcAATCAGTTTActgatcacgccaacatgcctttatacctttggcagggtatattgagTCCTCTCAATGGGGAATATACATtagactccatatttagctctgtggttttattatcggctattagtagctcccacatttcaaacagactctcttgcattgaccatttatcagtatactcagTATCCAGTTTCAGCATTTTATAAATTGGTCAATGCATTCAGTTATCTCAGCATTCATAATCTATATCATGttaagattattatacttgcttatgcttgttaagttatgttttatttcagctttattttatcctacatgcttagtaccttttAAAAACTGACtcatacatgcgctacatcttctcgtgatgtaggtttaggttctcagcaccaaatcacgcatagatcgattctCCGATCtttagttcagcagattcagtggtgagtccttattctccAAGGACAATAGTCCTGAGTTTCTTTTCactatttagtcttttagtttcaattttgccAGATTTAGCTAGTGCTTGTCCCAGTacttctagtcagttagaggcttatttcagacatagttagattcagcttagtattgagttagtGACTTCAtagtattaaactcattattttcaaatatatcaattttagcatatgggtattccccatcttttcattataaattatgatttagtttacTGCataagtttattatctttagtatgctcatgatcatgcta
This portion of the Solanum pennellii chromosome 12, SPENNV200 genome encodes:
- the LOC107005362 gene encoding uncharacterized protein LOC107005362 isoform X1; this translates as MLQAALPLPPFLLPSQISPPSSSPCSFFLSLCRTTRKQAPVKNSDKQQRTNASNNNQTLPHLNIRRASVKASSDQLQFDDSPLLRRGRTTYSCEHFEVMRQIFNRSVQEFSVVRRRERRAREKQIVSMASPSLGSQHQITHRSILRSLVQQIQW
- the LOC107005362 gene encoding uncharacterized protein LOC107005362 isoform X2; protein product: MLQAALPLPPFLLPSQISPPSSSPCSFFLSLCRTTRKQAPVKNSDKQQRTNASNNNQTLPHLNIRRASVKASSDQLQFDDSPLLRRGRTTYSCEHFEVMRQIFNRSVQEFSVVRRRERRAREKQIVSMASPNGEYIHYAECGAEVDGITT
- the LOC107005362 gene encoding uncharacterized protein LOC107005362 isoform X3, with translation MLQAALPLPPFLLPSQISPPSSSPCSFFLSLCRTTRKQAPVKNSDKQQRTNASNNNQTLPHLNIRRASVKASSDQLQFDDSPLLRRGRTTYSCEHFEVMRQIFNRSVQEFSVVRRRERRAREKQIVSMASPSVFSNGIRKSC